Proteins from one Chitinispirillales bacterium ANBcel5 genomic window:
- the purH gene encoding bifunctional phosphoribosylaminoimidazolecarboxamide formyltransferase/IMP cyclohydrolase, whose amino-acid sequence MGPIKINRALISVSDKSGVVEFAKALAEKGVEILSTGGTWKKLKESGVDVVSVDSYTGHPEIMDGRVKTLHPRIHGGILAVRDNSTHITEMKENGIKQIDLVVVNLYPFEKTVAREDVRIEDAIENIDIGGPTMVRSSAKNHAYVTVVVDPCDYCDIIDELDENGTISFESRKKLAVKAFRHTADYDSAIDTYLSEVYLQEEVLRLKYGNGVKLRYGENPHQSASFYKDPRMGRAGCVAEAKQLTGKELSYNNIVDTDAALEAVRELGDQPAAAIIKHTNPCGYATGETILEALEAAWSGDPVSAFGSVVALSKAVDREVAEVFSGRFVEVLIAPDFSKEALDFLKQKSSSLRILALENPLGEKQDNDYVLKHIRGGLLRQSVDDVLFKNWECVTENNFPGEKEKLAQFAWKGAKHVKSNAIVLAQEYKRGQFRITGMGAGQPNRVDSLRKLALSKARENLSCDYKELSKDIPVNQEFSEFGDFVLASDAFFPFADSVEQAHAAGIKYIIQPGGSKRDNEVIDACNRFGIAMIFTGMRHFKH is encoded by the coding sequence ATGGGGCCGATTAAAATAAACAGAGCTTTGATAAGTGTTTCGGACAAAAGCGGTGTTGTGGAGTTTGCAAAAGCCCTTGCAGAAAAGGGTGTGGAGATACTCTCAACCGGTGGCACTTGGAAGAAACTGAAAGAAAGCGGTGTAGACGTTGTTTCTGTGGACAGTTATACAGGCCATCCTGAAATAATGGATGGTAGAGTTAAGACTCTTCACCCCCGCATTCATGGTGGAATACTGGCTGTAAGAGACAATTCGACCCATATCACTGAGATGAAAGAGAATGGAATTAAACAGATTGATCTTGTCGTAGTTAATCTTTATCCATTTGAGAAAACTGTTGCAAGGGAAGATGTTAGAATTGAGGACGCAATAGAAAACATAGATATAGGTGGTCCGACAATGGTTAGAAGTTCTGCAAAAAACCATGCCTATGTTACTGTTGTTGTTGACCCCTGTGATTATTGCGATATTATTGATGAGCTTGATGAAAACGGCACCATTTCTTTTGAAAGCCGAAAAAAACTTGCAGTAAAAGCTTTCAGGCACACTGCTGACTACGACTCTGCCATAGATACCTATCTTTCAGAAGTATATCTTCAGGAGGAAGTCCTGCGTTTAAAATATGGAAACGGAGTTAAACTTAGGTATGGTGAAAATCCTCACCAGAGCGCAAGTTTCTATAAGGATCCCCGAATGGGTAGAGCTGGTTGCGTAGCAGAAGCCAAGCAGCTTACTGGTAAGGAACTCTCTTACAATAACATCGTGGATACTGATGCTGCTCTTGAGGCAGTGAGGGAACTTGGTGATCAACCTGCTGCGGCAATCATTAAGCACACCAATCCTTGTGGGTATGCTACAGGTGAAACAATTTTAGAAGCACTTGAAGCAGCCTGGTCAGGTGACCCGGTTTCTGCATTTGGCAGTGTCGTTGCCCTGAGCAAAGCGGTGGATCGAGAGGTTGCTGAAGTATTTTCAGGGCGCTTTGTTGAGGTTTTGATTGCTCCCGATTTTTCCAAAGAAGCATTAGATTTTTTAAAACAAAAGAGCTCATCATTACGAATTTTGGCTTTGGAAAACCCTCTGGGAGAAAAGCAAGACAACGATTATGTTTTAAAACATATCCGGGGTGGTCTTCTGAGACAGAGTGTTGATGACGTACTCTTCAAAAACTGGGAGTGTGTAACAGAAAATAACTTTCCTGGGGAAAAAGAGAAACTAGCTCAATTTGCATGGAAAGGGGCTAAACATGTCAAATCCAATGCAATTGTACTTGCCCAAGAATATAAAAGGGGGCAATTTCGTATTACGGGAATGGGTGCAGGACAACCCAACAGAGTCGATAGTCTCAGAAAACTTGCGCTGAGCAAGGCAAGGGAAAACCTGTCCTGTGATTATAAGGAATTATCAAAAGATATCCCGGTTAATCAGGAATTTAGTGAATTTGGAGATTTTGTTCTTGCCTCAGATGCTTTTTTCCCATTTGCAGACTCGGTAGAGCAAGCACACGCTGCAGGTATTAAGTATATAATCCAACCCGGTGGATCAAAAAGGGATAATGAAGTAATTGATGCCTGTAACAGGTTTGGAATAGCAATGATTTTTACAGGAATGCGTCATTTCAAACACTAA
- a CDS encoding carbohydrate-binding protein — translation MKKTLLLRKSILLILISLALAFSQPANPVDHHGMLRVDGNRIVGEHSQPVQLRGMSLYWSIWGGEDYYNQNVVNTLVDDWKSTVVRAAIAARTRERLDGFMDPEQREGQLNLARNVIDAAIDRGIYVIVDFHAYDADDQEPKDILDGAKDFFRTIASEYSDVPNLIYEPLNEPIESKEYTEHKDYWNYELKPYFEEVIEVIREEGAQNLIVAGTPTWSQRVDIAAENPITMDDNVAYTLHFYAGTHGSTHRGFADEALNRDVALFVTEWGTTAACGGGEDDRQVYISETEEWLAWMDRNHISWCNWSVHHLTESSSILNTPGSQGGWNVGDLSTSGNFIRNKLIEYAQDYDYPDPGDDPGDDPGDDPGDDPGDDPGDDPGDDPGDDPGAPATHSIPGTVQAQHFHSMSGIVTESTSDAGGGDNIAYIDDGDWAEYQLVIHNAGTYNVELRVATESEGGTVAFLIGGNELGSVNVSTTGGWQSWETISTTLELPQGEHTLRLAFNGDAYGLFNINWLDFQIHHGGHPGDDPGDDPGDDPGDDPGDDPGDPGSLYNIPGTLQVQDFVNMSGIQTESTEDAGGGENIGYIDGGDWAEYQLRVERAGVYDVDLRVATETEGGTITFLIGDNELGVVDVSTTGGWQSWETISTTLELPEGEHMLRLAFSGDAHGLFNINWIAFSSQNTSAYRMRQRNNNSVRIVSNRRGLEILLPESHQFTGYELLRPNGRIVHSGRVTHSRLSVNDLSSGLWLIRLIGNRKAEVFSTIID, via the coding sequence ATGAAAAAAACTCTACTACTAAGGAAAAGTATACTTTTAATTTTAATTTCACTGGCATTGGCCTTCTCACAGCCCGCTAATCCTGTAGATCACCATGGAATGCTCCGTGTCGATGGAAACAGGATTGTTGGGGAACACAGCCAACCTGTGCAGCTTCGGGGAATGAGTCTTTACTGGAGTATCTGGGGGGGGGAAGACTACTATAATCAAAATGTTGTAAATACCCTTGTTGATGACTGGAAATCCACAGTTGTTAGAGCTGCTATTGCTGCCAGGACCCGTGAAAGGTTAGATGGCTTCATGGATCCGGAGCAGAGGGAAGGTCAATTAAATCTTGCTAGAAATGTAATAGATGCTGCAATCGACCGAGGGATATATGTGATAGTCGATTTCCATGCCTACGATGCTGATGACCAAGAGCCAAAGGATATACTGGATGGTGCAAAAGATTTTTTTCGAACTATCGCGTCTGAGTACAGTGATGTACCTAATTTAATTTATGAACCACTAAATGAACCCATCGAGTCTAAAGAGTATACTGAGCATAAAGATTACTGGAACTATGAGCTTAAACCCTACTTTGAAGAAGTAATAGAGGTTATAAGAGAAGAGGGTGCCCAAAATCTTATCGTTGCAGGCACTCCAACCTGGAGTCAAAGAGTGGATATTGCCGCAGAAAACCCTATTACAATGGATGACAATGTGGCTTATACGCTTCATTTTTATGCCGGTACACATGGCAGTACTCACAGAGGGTTCGCAGACGAAGCTCTAAACAGAGATGTTGCCCTGTTTGTTACGGAATGGGGAACAACCGCAGCATGCGGCGGAGGTGAAGATGATCGGCAGGTTTATATTTCTGAAACAGAAGAGTGGTTGGCCTGGATGGATCGAAATCATATTAGCTGGTGTAACTGGTCTGTACACCATCTTACCGAAAGCTCATCTATACTCAATACGCCTGGTTCTCAGGGCGGATGGAATGTAGGTGACCTAAGTACATCCGGAAACTTTATTAGAAATAAACTTATTGAGTATGCTCAGGATTATGACTACCCTGACCCGGGTGACGATCCAGGTGACGATCCAGGTGACGATCCAGGTGACGATCCAGGTGACGATCCAGGTGACGATCCAGGTGACGATCCAGGTGACGATCCAGGTGCCCCCGCCACACACAGTATACCTGGTACTGTTCAGGCCCAACATTTCCATTCCATGTCTGGAATTGTAACTGAGTCAACATCAGATGCCGGAGGAGGGGACAATATTGCCTATATCGATGATGGAGACTGGGCTGAATACCAATTAGTTATTCATAATGCAGGAACTTACAATGTTGAGCTTAGAGTTGCCACTGAAAGTGAAGGGGGGACAGTTGCTTTTCTGATTGGTGGTAATGAGCTTGGAAGCGTAAATGTTTCAACTACCGGGGGGTGGCAGAGTTGGGAGACTATAAGCACAACATTAGAACTACCCCAGGGTGAACATACACTACGACTGGCTTTCAACGGGGATGCCTATGGATTGTTTAATATTAATTGGTTGGATTTTCAGATCCATCATGGGGGGCATCCCGGTGACGATCCCGGTGACGATCCCGGTGACGATCCCGGTGACGATCCCGGTGACGATCCCGGTGACCCTGGTTCTTTATACAACATACCCGGTACACTTCAGGTTCAAGACTTTGTCAATATGTCAGGAATTCAAACAGAGTCAACAGAAGATGCCGGTGGGGGAGAAAATATAGGATATATCGATGGAGGAGATTGGGCTGAGTACCAGCTTAGGGTAGAAAGAGCAGGTGTATATGATGTTGATCTTAGAGTCGCGACTGAAACAGAGGGGGGAACTATCACCTTTCTGATTGGTGACAATGAACTTGGGGTTGTTGATGTCTCAACTACCGGTGGATGGCAGAGTTGGGAAACTATAAGTACAACGTTAGAACTTCCTGAGGGTGAGCATATGCTCAGGCTTGCGTTTAGTGGAGATGCCCACGGATTGTTCAATATTAACTGGATTGCATTTAGTTCCCAAAATACTTCTGCTTACAGGATGCGGCAAAGAAACAATAACTCTGTAAGGATTGTTTCTAATCGGAGGGGATTAGAGATTTTGTTACCTGAATCGCATCAATTTACTGGTTATGAGTTATTAAGACCCAATGGACGAATCGTTCATAGTGGAAGGGTAACTCATTCACGATTAAGCGTAAATGATCTTTCCAGTGGACTGTGGCTGATTCGTCTTATCGGAAACAGAAAAGCAGAGGTCTTCTCTACAATCATTGATTAG
- a CDS encoding cellulase family glycosylhydrolase: MRVVNLKFLVLSLIIALSSAFAQENPVDVHGHLRVDDNKIIGMNHGRPAQLRGMSLYWSLGHWGSGDAYYNENVVNTLVNDWKITVIRAAIAARTTSGRVGIASDNPSDREYQLNLARAVIDAAIANNVYVVVDFHAYDTQAQNVSEIESYAIDFFTTIAQEYGDKPNVIFEILNEPIRSNQGRDAQGYWDHELKPYHENVIAAIRQHSDNLVLVGTPEWCQRVDVAAQNPLDDHNVAYVLHFYAGTHGSSLRTSAWSATLNARIPLFVSEWGTTHANGGRPDPDNDYHNPQVYIEETRRWFDWMDNLHISWCNWSVQNLGELSAILNSGGAEGGWSVSQLSESGRFIRETLRDYSQNWELPAGPDTVFHDPQVFDIPGRIQAQNYTEMDGIRVEDTEDESGDKNIANINNGNWAEYEISVNEAGNYKVDIRAATEVAGWVDFSIGNDTLGEVRIIRTGGYQDWDIFSTTLELPAGNHMLRLDFRGIASGLYNINWIDIKPSTSVLRTRNVNQTKVNVAVSGGELNLTLPQSHQFTGYELLRPNGRVVSSGSLNKTNLRINNLAKGLWFIRLNGPAKSEVFSAVIDR, translated from the coding sequence ATGAGAGTTGTTAATCTGAAATTTTTAGTTTTGAGCTTAATTATCGCCCTGTCCTCCGCTTTTGCGCAGGAAAATCCTGTTGATGTCCATGGGCATCTCAGAGTTGATGATAACAAAATCATTGGTATGAACCATGGACGACCTGCACAGTTAAGAGGCATGAGTTTGTATTGGAGTTTAGGGCATTGGGGAAGCGGAGATGCTTATTATAATGAAAATGTGGTAAATACTCTGGTTAATGACTGGAAAATAACCGTTATAAGGGCGGCAATTGCTGCCAGAACAACAAGTGGCAGAGTTGGCATCGCTTCCGATAATCCAAGTGATAGAGAGTACCAGTTAAACCTTGCAAGAGCGGTTATAGATGCAGCTATTGCCAATAATGTTTATGTCGTAGTCGATTTTCATGCTTATGATACACAGGCCCAAAATGTAAGCGAAATTGAATCATACGCAATAGATTTTTTCACCACCATAGCACAAGAGTATGGAGATAAACCAAACGTAATATTCGAAATTTTAAATGAGCCAATTCGTTCTAATCAAGGCAGGGATGCTCAGGGATACTGGGATCATGAACTTAAACCATATCATGAAAATGTCATCGCTGCAATTAGGCAACACTCGGATAATCTTGTTCTGGTGGGAACACCTGAATGGTGTCAGAGGGTTGATGTTGCTGCTCAAAACCCTCTTGATGATCACAACGTTGCATATGTATTGCATTTCTATGCAGGAACACACGGTAGTTCACTCAGGACAAGCGCTTGGAGCGCCACGCTTAACGCAAGAATACCATTGTTTGTATCTGAATGGGGAACAACGCATGCAAATGGGGGAAGACCAGATCCGGATAACGACTATCATAATCCACAGGTCTATATTGAAGAAACAAGAAGGTGGTTTGATTGGATGGATAATCTGCACATAAGTTGGTGCAACTGGTCAGTACAAAACTTAGGAGAACTATCAGCGATTCTAAACTCTGGTGGTGCGGAAGGTGGTTGGAGTGTAAGTCAGTTGAGTGAATCCGGTCGATTTATTAGAGAAACTTTACGTGATTATAGTCAAAACTGGGAACTTCCCGCAGGTCCTGACACAGTCTTTCATGATCCACAGGTTTTTGATATTCCCGGAAGAATTCAGGCACAAAATTACACCGAAATGGATGGTATAAGAGTTGAAGATACAGAAGATGAAAGCGGTGATAAAAACATTGCTAACATAAATAATGGTAATTGGGCTGAGTACGAAATTTCGGTGAATGAAGCTGGTAATTATAAGGTGGATATAAGAGCGGCAACAGAAGTCGCTGGATGGGTGGACTTTTCAATTGGAAATGATACGTTAGGAGAAGTGAGGATAATTAGAACTGGAGGGTATCAAGACTGGGATATTTTCTCAACTACACTTGAGTTGCCTGCCGGAAATCATATGTTAAGATTGGATTTTAGAGGTATAGCCTCAGGCCTGTATAATATCAACTGGATTGATATCAAGCCCTCTACTTCTGTTTTAAGAACAAGAAATGTTAATCAGACTAAGGTAAATGTCGCTGTGTCAGGTGGAGAACTAAACCTTACGCTTCCTCAATCTCATCAATTTACAGGTTATGAACTTCTCAGACCAAATGGAAGAGTCGTTTCCAGTGGATCACTGAATAAAACCAATCTCAGGATCAATAATCTGGCTAAAGGATTATGGTTTATACGTCTCAATGGTCCAGCAAAGTCTGAAGTCTTCTCTGCTGTTATAGACAGATAA
- a CDS encoding sodium:solute symporter family protein yields MNLFLLGSIVLIFVVINAFLAFLGYRGTRNASDYLLAGRKAHPVIMALSYGATFISTAAIIGFGGAAAVYGMGILWLTFLNIFVGIFIAFVIFGKRTRKIGHNMDVHTFPEFIGKRFQSKFLHISSALLIFIAMPLYAGSVIIGGTQFITETLGINYDIALMFFVSIVSVYVIMGGLKGVMYADAFQGVVMFLGMFILLIFTYSQFGGVTEAHSSLSGLKERAVDIFGSSGHTGWTSMPRIGSVFWWQLVSTITIGVGIGVLAQPQLIVRFMTVKSNRELNRAVLVGGVFILMMVGVSFIVGALSNAYFEREVGKVSIEAVQNRTDNIIPMFINMAMPPWFTAIFMVTLLAAAMTTLCSQFHAMGSAFGRDFVELGLGIKTKSSVLTTKVAMIITILASTFLAWGLPQFFEQGSAIVAIGTAIFFGLCAATFLPLYVGALFSKRITKTGAKACFISGLLTSSFWITFIHIRESQPLGLCNALFGVDSLASSPWLQNVDPIVVALPVSTIFTIVFSLLSKPPNDRHLKEVFNGVK; encoded by the coding sequence GTGAATCTTTTTCTTCTTGGATCAATTGTACTGATTTTTGTTGTTATAAATGCTTTCCTGGCATTTCTTGGTTACAGAGGAACAAGAAATGCCTCAGATTATCTCCTCGCCGGTCGAAAAGCTCATCCTGTTATTATGGCCTTAAGTTATGGTGCTACATTTATTAGCACTGCGGCTATCATTGGGTTTGGCGGAGCGGCCGCAGTGTATGGGATGGGAATTTTGTGGCTCACATTTCTTAACATCTTCGTGGGTATATTTATAGCATTTGTGATATTTGGGAAGCGTACAAGAAAAATAGGGCACAATATGGATGTTCATACCTTTCCCGAGTTTATTGGAAAACGTTTCCAGTCAAAATTTTTGCATATCTCTTCAGCTCTGCTAATTTTTATTGCAATGCCACTGTATGCAGGATCTGTGATTATTGGCGGTACTCAGTTTATAACAGAGACTCTTGGAATAAATTATGACATAGCACTGATGTTTTTTGTATCCATTGTTTCGGTTTATGTAATAATGGGCGGATTAAAGGGGGTGATGTACGCAGATGCATTTCAGGGAGTAGTAATGTTTTTAGGAATGTTTATTCTGCTCATTTTTACTTACTCTCAATTTGGTGGAGTAACTGAAGCTCACAGTAGTTTGTCCGGTTTAAAAGAACGGGCAGTAGATATTTTCGGGTCATCCGGACATACCGGCTGGACCTCTATGCCCAGAATAGGCTCTGTGTTCTGGTGGCAGCTTGTTTCAACTATAACTATAGGTGTAGGAATAGGGGTGCTTGCTCAACCTCAGTTAATCGTCAGGTTTATGACTGTAAAGAGTAATCGTGAACTCAACAGGGCTGTTCTTGTAGGTGGTGTGTTTATTCTAATGATGGTTGGGGTATCATTTATAGTCGGGGCACTGAGCAACGCTTATTTTGAAAGAGAAGTTGGTAAGGTGTCAATAGAAGCTGTTCAAAATAGAACCGATAATATAATCCCTATGTTTATAAATATGGCTATGCCCCCCTGGTTTACTGCAATTTTCATGGTGACCCTTCTTGCCGCAGCTATGACCACACTTTGTTCACAATTTCATGCTATGGGAAGTGCCTTCGGTCGTGATTTTGTCGAGTTGGGTTTGGGAATAAAGACAAAAAGTTCTGTGCTCACTACAAAAGTAGCTATGATTATTACTATTTTAGCTAGTACTTTCTTAGCCTGGGGCTTACCGCAGTTTTTTGAACAGGGTTCTGCCATAGTTGCGATTGGAACGGCAATATTTTTTGGGCTCTGTGCTGCAACATTTCTACCTCTCTACGTAGGGGCTCTTTTTTCCAAAAGAATTACTAAAACAGGTGCAAAGGCTTGTTTTATAAGTGGTCTTTTGACCAGCTCCTTTTGGATTACTTTTATTCATATAAGAGAGTCTCAACCTCTTGGATTGTGTAATGCCTTGTTTGGAGTGGACAGTTTGGCCTCAAGTCCATGGCTTCAGAATGTTGATCCAATAGTTGTGGCATTGCCGGTTTCAACCATTTTTACCATTGTTTTTAGCCTGCTATCTAAACCACCAAATGATCGACACCTAAAAGAAGTATTTAATGGTGTTAAATAG
- a CDS encoding TetR/AcrR family transcriptional regulator, whose translation MKKAFFNLRESKRLRIINSCVEEFSKYGYEQSSTDRIVKRAGISKGGLYEYISHKEELFLFIVEYVYTKLYKFIDKVISSENKQLPPDILQRFRFVASVAIEFYIQNPEMILFIVKCNQIPHPDIGDKVHAIFLNHFEKLFTNIETDYLAYSFESMLDILRWFLMKTRNDFVCNLSTDQNMDQLREVYLNEWDTILSMLKNGIYKSGALQGD comes from the coding sequence GTGAAAAAAGCATTTTTTAATCTCCGGGAATCTAAGCGCTTAAGAATAATAAATAGCTGTGTTGAAGAATTCAGTAAGTACGGTTATGAGCAGTCCTCTACAGATCGTATTGTAAAAAGAGCAGGAATATCAAAAGGTGGTTTGTACGAATATATAAGCCACAAAGAGGAACTTTTTTTATTTATAGTTGAATATGTCTATACAAAACTATATAAATTTATCGATAAGGTAATTTCTTCAGAAAACAAACAATTACCCCCCGATATTTTGCAGAGATTTAGATTTGTAGCTTCGGTGGCAATCGAATTTTATATTCAAAACCCTGAAATGATTCTGTTTATAGTAAAATGTAATCAAATACCCCACCCAGACATCGGGGACAAGGTCCATGCAATATTTTTAAACCATTTTGAAAAGCTTTTTACTAATATCGAAACTGATTATCTTGCTTATTCTTTTGAGAGTATGCTTGATATTTTGCGATGGTTTTTGATGAAAACCAGAAATGACTTTGTTTGCAACCTTTCTACTGATCAAAACATGGATCAGCTTAGAGAGGTGTATTTAAATGAGTGGGACACAATTCTGTCGATGCTTAAAAATGGAATATATAAATCGGGTGCACTACAAGGAGATTAA
- a CDS encoding AI-2E family transporter has product MSHLKEPETLVKFPGDGRFNLNLIFYIFVIAASLYVLSVGKSLLIPLFLAVFIWYLINVLTEVYEKIPLWRRKRLPHAVAFLSSLLTIAAVLTLVINLVYNNILDVVSMAPTYQRNLEQVIGKIFSFLQLDEPLTVRQLIRDVNFAAMATPMARGVTGFISRGGIVIIYLLFLFLEQRSFTPKFLALIKNPKRQKEVSRLIARIDADIRMYLGIKTLTSLTTSLLSYVIFIIVGLDFASFWAFTIFLLNFIPTIGSIIATIFPSILALLQFEDFRPFLIVIIGVTTIQQLMGSFLEPRFMGDRLNLSPLVILLSLALWGRLWGVSGMLFSVPITSIIMIVLSHFPQSRAVAVALSRNGNIREEDE; this is encoded by the coding sequence ATGTCACATTTAAAAGAACCCGAAACACTGGTGAAGTTTCCCGGAGATGGAAGATTTAATTTAAATTTGATTTTTTATATTTTCGTGATAGCTGCTTCATTATATGTTTTATCGGTAGGGAAAAGCCTTCTAATTCCATTATTTCTCGCTGTATTTATTTGGTATCTGATAAATGTGCTTACTGAGGTATATGAAAAAATTCCCCTTTGGAGGAGAAAACGTTTACCGCATGCTGTTGCATTCCTTTCATCATTACTTACTATAGCAGCTGTTCTAACACTGGTTATTAATTTGGTTTACAATAATATCCTTGATGTGGTGTCAATGGCGCCCACTTATCAGCGAAACCTTGAACAGGTAATAGGAAAAATATTTAGTTTTTTGCAATTGGATGAACCACTTACTGTAAGACAGCTAATTAGAGATGTTAATTTTGCTGCAATGGCTACCCCAATGGCAAGAGGGGTCACTGGATTTATTTCCAGGGGAGGTATTGTTATTATTTACCTTCTGTTTCTATTTCTGGAGCAAAGAAGTTTTACACCAAAATTTCTTGCTCTAATTAAAAATCCAAAACGGCAAAAGGAAGTAAGCAGGCTTATAGCCCGAATAGATGCTGATATCAGGATGTATCTTGGAATAAAAACACTTACAAGCCTCACAACAAGCCTTTTAAGTTATGTGATATTTATTATTGTTGGACTTGATTTTGCCAGCTTCTGGGCTTTCACCATTTTTCTTCTCAATTTCATCCCCACCATAGGGTCTATTATTGCCACCATTTTCCCCTCAATTTTAGCTCTGCTGCAATTTGAGGACTTTAGACCTTTTCTGATCGTGATTATAGGTGTTACAACTATTCAGCAGCTTATGGGAAGCTTTCTGGAGCCAAGATTTATGGGTGACAGATTAAACTTAAGCCCTCTGGTAATTCTGCTATCTTTGGCATTATGGGGAAGACTTTGGGGGGTATCTGGAATGCTTTTTAGTGTCCCCATAACCTCTATTATTATGATCGTATTATCTCATTTTCCCCAAAGCCGGGCTGTAGCTGTTGCTCTTTCCCGAAACGGGAATATTAGAGAGGAAGATGAGTAA